From the Purpureocillium takamizusanense chromosome 6, complete sequence genome, one window contains:
- a CDS encoding uncharacterized protein (EggNog:ENOG503P7GV) has protein sequence MPWAESPAPLDAVSSSESASRQRPTLQEFREARLGRPWANGVLGRRALDAQTEAQAESQVNSIFGLEIGGQPLAQRDAELRDAEQRFWHADSRRLARARFNTTYRRDRGYDFRPPQRGSGATDDLTRAGGSVLPPNTRSSSPRYNSRLLRSSRDRRNAMARNVFGLDGLGDRERSLSPEVWDTLLTTLTPDPQPPSAGSSFASVAASQSQSAGPSSSTPTSAPDIIDGPAMDGQCDSDCGHSDADMDEDEENIDVSGMRLRVPSGRDEARQTNPYNLDSIVNGSGSHPGAVQPQRSSSSSNTAAANNNSNNNNNSELGAQFGDMFTSISADVPRPPASIARILRQREQTAQPYQSQDQSAQQDGPERVLMTEGVRAEGDESPMPRQSNGASGVTSGATSGGEEDWSGMQRIVRSLARREDIPDEWWAEVGLSRTLPQDETTNG, from the exons ATGCCTTGGGCTGAATCTCCCGCTCCGTTGGATGCAGTCTCTTCTTCAGAATCGGCGTCACGACAGAGGCCAACGCTCCAGGAGTTTCGCGAGGCCCGACTCGGCCGACCATGGGCCAACGGCGTACTGGGCAGACGGGCCCTGGACGCTCAGACGGAAGCCCAGGCGGAGTCCCAGGTCAACTCCATCTTTGGCCTCGAGATTGGCGGTCAGCCTCTAGCGCAGCGAGACGCAGAGCTCAGGGATGCGGAGCAGCGTTTCTGGCACGCCGATTCCCGACGGCTTGCGCGCGCTCGATTT AATACGACGTACCGGCGCGACCGGGGATACGACTTCCGGCCCCCCCAGCGCGGCTCAGGAGCTACAGACGATTTGACCAGAGCGGGCGGTTCTGTGCTGCCTCCCAATACCCGATCCTCGTCCCCACGTTACAACTCGCGCCTTCTGCGAAGCTCGCGGGACCGGAGAAACGCCATGGCGCGCAACGTGTtcggcctggacggcctAGGCGACCGCGAGCGCAGCCTCAGCCCGGAGGTATGGGATACGCTTCTTACGACCTTGACTCCCGATCCTCAGCCGCCTAGCGCCGGCTCCTCATTTGCTTCGGTTGCTGCGTCGCAGAGCCAGAGCGCTGGCCCATCATCGAGCACTCCCACCTCCGCCCCTGACATCATCGATGGACCCGCAATGGATGGGCAGTGCGACTCTGACTGCGGCCACTCTGACGCGGATatggacgaggatgaggaaaATATTGACGTCTCCGGCATGCGCTTGCGGGTCCCAAGTGGAAGAGATGAGGCACGACAAACGAACCCGTACAATCTCGACAGCATCGTGAACGGGTCTGGAAGTCATCCTGGAGCTGTACAGCCCcagagaagcagcagcagcagcaacaccgccgccgccaacaacaacagcaacaacaacaacaacagcgaATTGGGCGCCCAGTTCGGCGACATGTTTACGAGCATCTCTGCCGACgtgcctcgcccgcctgccagcATTGCTAGGATTCTACGCCAGCGCGAGCAAACAGCACAGCCTTACCAATCGCAAGACCAGTCGGCTCAGCAAGATGGCCCCGAGCGTGTGTTGATGACGGAGGGCGTGCGGGCTGAAGGAGACGAGTCGCCGATGCCACGCCAAAGCAACGGGGCGTCGGGTGTGACGTCGGGGGCTACATCGGGTGGCGAAGAAGATTGGTCGGGCATGCAGCGCATCGTGCGCAGCCTCGCGCGACGTGAAGACATCCCAGACGAGTGGTGGGCTGAGGTTGGGCTTAGCCGGACTCTGCCTCAAGACGAGACGACAAATGGGTAG
- a CDS encoding uncharacterized protein (EggNog:ENOG503P7GV), protein MGLPLFVAPVESDLPSKAANKHGTSSPPRSSIRRVRPDSGDRRQARAAHVRIYGAAPPRLPRSNPDSFMPWAESPAPLDAVSSSESASRQRPTLQEFREARLGRPWANGVLGRRALDAQTEAQAESQVNSIFGLEIGGQPLAQRDAELRDAEQRFWHADSRRLARARFNTTYRRDRGYDFRPPQRGSGATDDLTRAGGSVLPPNTRSSSPRYNSRLLRSSRDRRNAMARNVFGLDGLGDRERSLSPEVWDTLLTTLTPDPQPPSAGSSFASVAASQSQSAGPSSSTPTSAPDIIDGPAMDGQCDSDCGHSDADMDEDEENIDVSGMRLRVPSGRDEARQTNPYNLDSIVNGSGSHPGAVQPQRSSSSSNTAAANNNSNNNNNSELGAQFGDMFTSISADVPRPPASIARILRQREQTAQPYQSQDQSAQQDGPERVLMTEGVRAEGDESPMPRQSNGASGVTSGATSGGEEDWSGMQRIVRSLARREDIPDEWWAEVGLSRTLPQDETTNG, encoded by the exons ATGGGTCTTCC ACTTTTTGTTGCACCAGTCGAGTCGGATCTCccgtccaaggccgccaacaagCATGGCAcatcgtctcctcctcgatcGAGCATCCGACGAGTGCGTCCCGATTCTGGTGACCGCCGACAggcacgcgccgcccatgttCGCATATATGGTGCTGCGCCTCCGCGTCTGCCTCGCTCGAACCCGGACAGCTTTATGCCTTGGGCTGAATCTCCCGCTCCGTTGGATGCAGTCTCTTCTTCAGAATCGGCGTCACGACAGAGGCCAACGCTCCAGGAGTTTCGCGAGGCCCGACTCGGCCGACCATGGGCCAACGGCGTACTGGGCAGACGGGCCCTGGACGCTCAGACGGAAGCCCAGGCGGAGTCCCAGGTCAACTCCATCTTTGGCCTCGAGATTGGCGGTCAGCCTCTAGCGCAGCGAGACGCAGAGCTCAGGGATGCGGAGCAGCGTTTCTGGCACGCCGATTCCCGACGGCTTGCGCGCGCTCGATTT AATACGACGTACCGGCGCGACCGGGGATACGACTTCCGGCCCCCCCAGCGCGGCTCAGGAGCTACAGACGATTTGACCAGAGCGGGCGGTTCTGTGCTGCCTCCCAATACCCGATCCTCGTCCCCACGTTACAACTCGCGCCTTCTGCGAAGCTCGCGGGACCGGAGAAACGCCATGGCGCGCAACGTGTtcggcctggacggcctAGGCGACCGCGAGCGCAGCCTCAGCCCGGAGGTATGGGATACGCTTCTTACGACCTTGACTCCCGATCCTCAGCCGCCTAGCGCCGGCTCCTCATTTGCTTCGGTTGCTGCGTCGCAGAGCCAGAGCGCTGGCCCATCATCGAGCACTCCCACCTCCGCCCCTGACATCATCGATGGACCCGCAATGGATGGGCAGTGCGACTCTGACTGCGGCCACTCTGACGCGGATatggacgaggatgaggaaaATATTGACGTCTCCGGCATGCGCTTGCGGGTCCCAAGTGGAAGAGATGAGGCACGACAAACGAACCCGTACAATCTCGACAGCATCGTGAACGGGTCTGGAAGTCATCCTGGAGCTGTACAGCCCcagagaagcagcagcagcagcaacaccgccgccgccaacaacaacagcaacaacaacaacaacagcgaATTGGGCGCCCAGTTCGGCGACATGTTTACGAGCATCTCTGCCGACgtgcctcgcccgcctgccagcATTGCTAGGATTCTACGCCAGCGCGAGCAAACAGCACAGCCTTACCAATCGCAAGACCAGTCGGCTCAGCAAGATGGCCCCGAGCGTGTGTTGATGACGGAGGGCGTGCGGGCTGAAGGAGACGAGTCGCCGATGCCACGCCAAAGCAACGGGGCGTCGGGTGTGACGTCGGGGGCTACATCGGGTGGCGAAGAAGATTGGTCGGGCATGCAGCGCATCGTGCGCAGCCTCGCGCGACGTGAAGACATCCCAGACGAGTGGTGGGCTGAGGTTGGGCTTAGCCGGACTCTGCCTCAAGACGAGACGACAAATGGGTAG
- the FOL3 gene encoding Dihydrofolate synthase (COG:H~BUSCO:EOG09260KM4~EggNog:ENOG503NU4B) — MPSVRDVRRALTHVRAAMPRAKQVLNKGRSIRLGLERITRVVPEEQSWAGVHVGGTNGKGSICALLAGMFKLAGISHGAFISPAMPERHNGIMINDRYVNKRMYELERQHVEDAFRRVATRWAFSLGEDAGDLTPFELDTATAFRVFDKMHVKYGIVEVGMGGATDATNAMRQKSVTVISKIDLDHREYLGDTIEEIAKVKAGIMKMGVPCIVDDSNTDSVIKVLGAHAVSIGTQISVSSNALPLIEELDLEKFKLEDYELQNLLSARLAFRHLFPHLDVDVNKLLSMKPYLPGRKEYVGVSGFTDGLRQTSILVDGAHNMLGVEALAKYVETRVRTNDEPITWVMGLSASESKPFAEMIEALLRPQDNVAFVEYTQGPTDPPAVPAELGSGVAKVALKDESQLYDGEPDIASAVQWACSKAGEGPVIVTGSLYLVRDLYQLDGIERQIKIAESPDRRGGARI, encoded by the exons ATGCCATCCGTCAGGGACGTGAGGCGGGCTCTGACCCACGTGAGGGCAGCCATGCCTCGCGCGAAACAGGTCTTGAACAAAGGTCGCAGCATCCGTCTAGGCCTGGAGCGTATCACGCGTGTCGTCCCGGAGGAGCAGAGCTGGGCCGGCGTCCATGTTGGCGGCACCAATGGCAAAGGATCCATCTGcgccctgctggccggcaTGTTCAAGCTCGCAGGCATCAGCCACGGCGCCTTCATATCCCCCGCCATGCCGGAAAGACACAACGGCATCATGATCAACGATCGGTATGTGAACAAGCGCATGTACGAGTTGGAGCGTCAGCATGTCGAGGACGCCTTTCGCCGCGTCGCCACGCGCTGGGCATTTTCGttgggcgaggacgccgggGACTTGACGCCCTTTGAGCTCGACACTGCCACAGCCTTTCGTGTCTTTGACAAGATGCACGTCAAGTACGGCATCGTTGAAGTGGGGATGGGTGGTGCCACGGATGCCACCAACGCCATGAGGCAAAAGTCTGTCACGGTCATCTCCAAGATCGACCTCGACCATCGGGAATATTTGGGCGACACCATTGAAGAAATCGCCAAGGTCAAAGCCGGCATCATGAAAATGGGCGTTCCGTGTATCGTGGACGACTCGAATACTGATTCGGTAATAAAGGTCTTGGGAGCGCATGCGGTCAGTATAGGAACGCAGATAAGCGTTTCGTCAAACGCCCTGCCGCTGATCGAAGAACTGGACTTGGAAAAGTTCAAACTGGAGGATTATGAGCTGCAAAACCTGTTGAGTGCGAGGCTGGCTTTCAGGCATCTGTTTCCCCACCTCGACGTTGACGTCAACAAGCTGCTGTCCATGAAGCCATACCTGCCCGGAAGGAAGGAATACGTTGGTGTGTCCGGGTTCACGGACGGTCTGCGCCAAACGTCTATTCTCGTGGACGGTGCGCACAACATGCTCGGAGTCGAAGCTCTGGCAAAGTATGTCGAGACAAGAGTGCGAACGAACGACGAGCCAATCACTTGGGTCATGGGGTTGTCCGCCAGCGAGTCAAAGCCCTTTGCGGAAATGATTGAGGCTCTCCTGAGGCCCCAAGACAACGTCGCGTTTGTCGAATACACTCAAGGTCCAACCGACCCCCCGGCTGTACCGGCTGAGCTAGGAAGTGGTGTCGCGAAAGTAGCTCTCAAAGACGAATCACAGCTCTATGACGGCGAGCCCGACATTGCCTCTGCCGTCCAGTGGGCATGCAGCAAAGCGGGCGAGGGACCGGTCATCGTGACGGGTAGTCTGTACCTGGTTCGGGACCTTTaccagctcgacggcatcgagcgGCAGATAAAAATTG CAGAGAGCCCTgaccgccgaggaggagcaagaaTATAA
- the FOL3 gene encoding Dihydrofolate synthase (COG:H~BUSCO:EOG09260KM4~EggNog:ENOG503NU4B) encodes MPSVRDVRRALTHVRAAMPRAKQVLNKGRSIRLGLERITRVVPEEQSWAGVHVGGTNGKGSICALLAGMFKLAGISHGAFISPAMPERHNGIMINDRYVNKRMYELERQHVEDAFRRVATRWAFSLGEDAGDLTPFELDTATAFRVFDKMHVKYGIVEVGMGGATDATNAMRQKSVTVISKIDLDHREYLGDTIEEIAKVKAGIMKMGVPCIVDDSNTDSVIKVLGAHAVSIGTQISVSSNALPLIEELDLEKFKLEDYELQNLLSARLAFRHLFPHLDVDVNKLLSMKPYLPGRKEYVGVSGFTDGLRQTSILVDGAHNMLGVEALAKYVETRVRTNDEPITWVMGLSASESKPFAEMIEALLRPQDNVAFVEYTQGPTDPPAVPAELGSGVAKVALKDESQLYDGEPDIASAVQWACSKAGEGPVIVTGSLYLVRDLYQLDGIERQIKIGTRRPGRSQLWHYTQLSQQRALTAEEEQEYKKARRHWRLSPLRNPAFRTTQEEGPPQRPIVSDRVRELQRTAAHHKKQVDGYRAAIASIENDSNEGKVAGASSSDLSAVVDDLKRRHAEHNKTYNSTMFKLRGYVANPDQKHMSHEKIYGRPEKRRGRIATILAQFEEDEPQEQEHMAATPSSGTAIKSKILQPSRNVLGKN; translated from the coding sequence ATGCCATCCGTCAGGGACGTGAGGCGGGCTCTGACCCACGTGAGGGCAGCCATGCCTCGCGCGAAACAGGTCTTGAACAAAGGTCGCAGCATCCGTCTAGGCCTGGAGCGTATCACGCGTGTCGTCCCGGAGGAGCAGAGCTGGGCCGGCGTCCATGTTGGCGGCACCAATGGCAAAGGATCCATCTGcgccctgctggccggcaTGTTCAAGCTCGCAGGCATCAGCCACGGCGCCTTCATATCCCCCGCCATGCCGGAAAGACACAACGGCATCATGATCAACGATCGGTATGTGAACAAGCGCATGTACGAGTTGGAGCGTCAGCATGTCGAGGACGCCTTTCGCCGCGTCGCCACGCGCTGGGCATTTTCGttgggcgaggacgccgggGACTTGACGCCCTTTGAGCTCGACACTGCCACAGCCTTTCGTGTCTTTGACAAGATGCACGTCAAGTACGGCATCGTTGAAGTGGGGATGGGTGGTGCCACGGATGCCACCAACGCCATGAGGCAAAAGTCTGTCACGGTCATCTCCAAGATCGACCTCGACCATCGGGAATATTTGGGCGACACCATTGAAGAAATCGCCAAGGTCAAAGCCGGCATCATGAAAATGGGCGTTCCGTGTATCGTGGACGACTCGAATACTGATTCGGTAATAAAGGTCTTGGGAGCGCATGCGGTCAGTATAGGAACGCAGATAAGCGTTTCGTCAAACGCCCTGCCGCTGATCGAAGAACTGGACTTGGAAAAGTTCAAACTGGAGGATTATGAGCTGCAAAACCTGTTGAGTGCGAGGCTGGCTTTCAGGCATCTGTTTCCCCACCTCGACGTTGACGTCAACAAGCTGCTGTCCATGAAGCCATACCTGCCCGGAAGGAAGGAATACGTTGGTGTGTCCGGGTTCACGGACGGTCTGCGCCAAACGTCTATTCTCGTGGACGGTGCGCACAACATGCTCGGAGTCGAAGCTCTGGCAAAGTATGTCGAGACAAGAGTGCGAACGAACGACGAGCCAATCACTTGGGTCATGGGGTTGTCCGCCAGCGAGTCAAAGCCCTTTGCGGAAATGATTGAGGCTCTCCTGAGGCCCCAAGACAACGTCGCGTTTGTCGAATACACTCAAGGTCCAACCGACCCCCCGGCTGTACCGGCTGAGCTAGGAAGTGGTGTCGCGAAAGTAGCTCTCAAAGACGAATCACAGCTCTATGACGGCGAGCCCGACATTGCCTCTGCCGTCCAGTGGGCATGCAGCAAAGCGGGCGAGGGACCGGTCATCGTGACGGGTAGTCTGTACCTGGTTCGGGACCTTTaccagctcgacggcatcgagcgGCAGATAAAAATTGGTACGAGACGACCTGGTCGTAGCCAGCTGTGGCACTATACTCAACTGTCGCAGCAGAGAGCCCTgaccgccgaggaggagcaagaaTATAAAAAGGCAAGACGGCACTGGCGTCTGTCGCCACTACGAAACCCAGCATTCAGAACAACGCAAGAGGAAGGGCCACCGCAGCGTCCCATTGTGTCAGATCGGGTGCGCGAGCTCCAGCGAACTGCAGCACACCACAAGAAGCAGGTGGACGGGTATCGAGCCGCCATTGCCAGTATTGAAAACGATTCGAATGAGGGAAAGGTTGCTGGGGCGAGCTCATCTGATCTGAGtgcggtcgtcgacgacctgaAGAGGCGGCATGCGGAACATAACAAGACATACAACAGCACAATGTTCAAACTCCGTGGTTACGTTGCCAATCCGGATCAGAAACATATGAGTCACGAAAAGATATACGGACGACCAGAAAAGCGCAGAGGGAGAATAGCAACAATTCTTGCACAGTTTGAAGAGGACGAACCCCAGGAGCAAGAGCACATGGCAGCGACCCCATCCTCAGGCACAGCGATTAAGAGTAAGATACTGCAACCATCTCGTAACGTCCTGGGCAAGAACTAA
- the FOL3 gene encoding Dihydrofolate synthase (COG:H~BUSCO:EOG09260KM4~EggNog:ENOG503NU4B), producing the protein MPSVRDVRRALTHVRAAMPRAKQVLNKGRSIRLGLERITRVVPEEQSWAGVHVGGTNGKGSICALLAGMFKLAGISHGAFISPAMPERHNGIMINDRYVNKRMYELERQHVEDAFRRVATRWAFSLGEDAGDLTPFELDTATAFRVFDKMHVKYGIVEVGMGGATDATNAMRQKSVTVISKIDLDHREYLGDTIEEIAKVKAGIMKMGVPCIVDDSNTDSVIKVLGAHAVSIGTQISVSSNALPLIEELDLEKFKLEDYELQNLLSARLAFRHLFPHLDVDVNKLLSMKPYLPGRKEYVGVSGFTDGLRQTSILVDGAHNMLGVEALAKYVETRVRTNDEPITWVMGLSASESKPFAEMIEALLRPQDNVAFVEYTQGPTDPPAVPAELGSGVAKVALKDESQLYDGEPDIASAVQWACSKAGEGPVIVTGSLYLVRDLYQLDGIERQIKIGTRRPGRSQLWHYTQLSQQRALTAEEEQEYKKARRHWRLSPLRNPAFRTTQEEGPPQRPIVSDRVRELQRTAAHHKKQVDGYRAAIASIENDSNEGKVAGASSSDLSAVVDDLKRRHAEHNKTYNSTMFKLRGYVANPDQKHMSHEKIYGRPEKRRGRIATILAQFEEDEPQEQEHMAATPSSGTAIKSQTKKPAKRSEYDNGASSGDKAAADRR; encoded by the exons ATGCCATCCGTCAGGGACGTGAGGCGGGCTCTGACCCACGTGAGGGCAGCCATGCCTCGCGCGAAACAGGTCTTGAACAAAGGTCGCAGCATCCGTCTAGGCCTGGAGCGTATCACGCGTGTCGTCCCGGAGGAGCAGAGCTGGGCCGGCGTCCATGTTGGCGGCACCAATGGCAAAGGATCCATCTGcgccctgctggccggcaTGTTCAAGCTCGCAGGCATCAGCCACGGCGCCTTCATATCCCCCGCCATGCCGGAAAGACACAACGGCATCATGATCAACGATCGGTATGTGAACAAGCGCATGTACGAGTTGGAGCGTCAGCATGTCGAGGACGCCTTTCGCCGCGTCGCCACGCGCTGGGCATTTTCGttgggcgaggacgccgggGACTTGACGCCCTTTGAGCTCGACACTGCCACAGCCTTTCGTGTCTTTGACAAGATGCACGTCAAGTACGGCATCGTTGAAGTGGGGATGGGTGGTGCCACGGATGCCACCAACGCCATGAGGCAAAAGTCTGTCACGGTCATCTCCAAGATCGACCTCGACCATCGGGAATATTTGGGCGACACCATTGAAGAAATCGCCAAGGTCAAAGCCGGCATCATGAAAATGGGCGTTCCGTGTATCGTGGACGACTCGAATACTGATTCGGTAATAAAGGTCTTGGGAGCGCATGCGGTCAGTATAGGAACGCAGATAAGCGTTTCGTCAAACGCCCTGCCGCTGATCGAAGAACTGGACTTGGAAAAGTTCAAACTGGAGGATTATGAGCTGCAAAACCTGTTGAGTGCGAGGCTGGCTTTCAGGCATCTGTTTCCCCACCTCGACGTTGACGTCAACAAGCTGCTGTCCATGAAGCCATACCTGCCCGGAAGGAAGGAATACGTTGGTGTGTCCGGGTTCACGGACGGTCTGCGCCAAACGTCTATTCTCGTGGACGGTGCGCACAACATGCTCGGAGTCGAAGCTCTGGCAAAGTATGTCGAGACAAGAGTGCGAACGAACGACGAGCCAATCACTTGGGTCATGGGGTTGTCCGCCAGCGAGTCAAAGCCCTTTGCGGAAATGATTGAGGCTCTCCTGAGGCCCCAAGACAACGTCGCGTTTGTCGAATACACTCAAGGTCCAACCGACCCCCCGGCTGTACCGGCTGAGCTAGGAAGTGGTGTCGCGAAAGTAGCTCTCAAAGACGAATCACAGCTCTATGACGGCGAGCCCGACATTGCCTCTGCCGTCCAGTGGGCATGCAGCAAAGCGGGCGAGGGACCGGTCATCGTGACGGGTAGTCTGTACCTGGTTCGGGACCTTTaccagctcgacggcatcgagcgGCAGATAAAAATTGGTACGAGACGACCTGGTCGTAGCCAGCTGTGGCACTATACTCAACTGTCGCAGCAGAGAGCCCTgaccgccgaggaggagcaagaaTATAAAAAGGCAAGACGGCACTGGCGTCTGTCGCCACTACGAAACCCAGCATTCAGAACAACGCAAGAGGAAGGGCCACCGCAGCGTCCCATTGTGTCAGATCGGGTGCGCGAGCTCCAGCGAACTGCAGCACACCACAAGAAGCAGGTGGACGGGTATCGAGCCGCCATTGCCAGTATTGAAAACGATTCGAATGAGGGAAAGGTTGCTGGGGCGAGCTCATCTGATCTGAGtgcggtcgtcgacgacctgaAGAGGCGGCATGCGGAACATAACAAGACATACAACAGCACAATGTTCAAACTCCGTGGTTACGTTGCCAATCCGGATCAGAAACATATGAGTCACGAAAAGATATACGGACGACCAGAAAAGCGCAGAGGGAGAATAGCAACAATTCTTGCACAGTTTGAAGAGGACGAACCCCAGGAGCAAGAGCACATGGCAGCGACCCCATCCTCAGGCACAGCGATTAAGA GCCAAACCAAAAAGCCAGCCAAGCGCTCAGAGTACGACAACGGGGCGTCTTccggcgacaaggcggcggcggatcggCGGTGA